From the genome of Kiloniellales bacterium, one region includes:
- the murJ gene encoding murein biosynthesis integral membrane protein MurJ, with translation MGLLRHVATVSGWTAGSRVLGFLRDVLIAPVLGTGAVADAFFVAFRFPNMFRRIFAEGAFNAAFVPLFARRLEEEGEAAARRFAEETLAVFLFVLLALTVAAMAAMPWLMHVIAPGFRDDPDKFALTVQLSVIAFPYLLFMALMAFFGGVLNSLYRFQAAAAAPILLNVFFIAALLGIVPFTERPGHVLAWTVAAAGVAQFLVVAIAARRAGMALRLPRPRLTPGVRRLVVLMVPGVLSAGVLQLNLIIGTIIASFRDGAVSYLYYADRIYQLPLGVIGIAFGVVLLPELSRKLRAGDHGQALASLNRGIEFAMLLTLPAAVAIAVIARPIIVVLFERGAFDRLASEATVPALVAFALGLPAYVLVKVFQPAFFAREDTVTPLRFAAVSVAVNIALSLALFPWLAHVGIALATAVAAWGNVGLLALRLARRGFWRGDSRLGRRLLRILLASALMGLGLWLAGFWLDPWLDAGLGLKAAALLLLVFGGLGAFAVLALATGASSLAELKDLLRRRRGRAAEAPGADPAGT, from the coding sequence ATGGGCCTGCTTCGTCACGTGGCGACGGTCAGCGGCTGGACCGCCGGCAGCCGCGTCCTCGGGTTTCTCCGCGACGTGCTGATCGCCCCGGTCCTGGGCACCGGGGCGGTGGCCGACGCCTTCTTCGTCGCCTTCCGCTTTCCCAACATGTTCCGGCGGATCTTCGCCGAGGGCGCCTTCAACGCCGCCTTCGTGCCGCTCTTCGCGCGCCGCCTGGAGGAGGAGGGCGAGGCGGCGGCGCGGCGCTTCGCCGAGGAGACCCTGGCGGTCTTCCTCTTCGTGCTGCTGGCCCTGACGGTCGCGGCCATGGCCGCCATGCCCTGGCTGATGCACGTCATTGCGCCGGGCTTCCGCGACGATCCCGACAAGTTCGCCCTGACCGTCCAGCTCAGCGTGATCGCCTTTCCCTACCTCCTGTTCATGGCCCTGATGGCCTTCTTCGGCGGGGTCCTGAACTCGCTCTACCGCTTCCAGGCCGCCGCCGCGGCGCCGATCCTGCTGAACGTCTTCTTCATCGCCGCCTTGCTGGGCATCGTGCCCTTCACCGAACGGCCGGGCCATGTCCTGGCCTGGACCGTGGCGGCGGCCGGGGTCGCGCAGTTCCTGGTGGTCGCGATTGCCGCCAGACGCGCCGGCATGGCGCTCCGCCTGCCGCGGCCGCGCCTCACCCCGGGGGTGCGGCGCCTGGTGGTGCTGATGGTCCCCGGCGTGCTTTCGGCCGGGGTGCTGCAGCTCAACCTGATCATCGGCACGATCATCGCTTCCTTCCGCGACGGCGCGGTCTCCTACCTCTACTACGCCGACCGGATCTACCAGCTGCCCCTGGGGGTGATCGGCATCGCCTTCGGCGTCGTGCTGCTGCCCGAGCTGTCGCGCAAGCTGCGCGCCGGCGACCACGGCCAGGCCCTGGCCAGCCTCAACCGCGGCATCGAGTTCGCCATGCTGCTGACCCTGCCGGCGGCGGTCGCCATCGCGGTCATCGCCCGGCCGATCATCGTTGTGCTCTTCGAGCGCGGCGCCTTCGACCGCCTGGCCAGCGAGGCCACGGTGCCGGCCCTGGTCGCCTTCGCCCTCGGCCTGCCGGCCTATGTCCTGGTCAAGGTCTTCCAGCCGGCCTTCTTCGCCCGCGAGGACACGGTGACGCCGCTGCGCTTCGCGGCGGTCTCGGTGGCCGTCAACATCGCCCTCAGCCTCGCGCTCTTCCCCTGGCTGGCCCACGTCGGCATTGCGCTGGCGACCGCGGTCGCGGCCTGGGGCAACGTCGGACTGCTGGCCCTGCGTCTGGCGCGGCGCGGGTTCTGGCGCGGCGATTCGCGCCTCGGGCGGCGCCTGCTGCGCATCCTGCTGGCCAGCGCGCTGATGGGCCTCGGCCTCTGGCTCGCCGGGTTCTGGCTCGATCCCTGGCTCGACGCCGGTCTTGGCCTCAAGGCCGCAGCCCTGCTGCTGCTGGTCTTCGGCGGTCTCGGCGCCTTCGCGGTGCTGGCGCTGGCGACCGGTGCCAGCAGCCTGGCCGAGCTGAAGGACCTGCTGCGCCGCCGGCGCGGCCGGGCGGCCGAGGCGCCCGGCGCGGATCCGGCAGGAACGTGA
- the trpS gene encoding tryptophan--tRNA ligase — MKRIFSGVQPTGNLHLGNYLGAIRNFVRLQDDFDCIFGVVDLHAVTVWQDPAELTRNTREVTAAYLAAGIDPARSIIFNQSQVPQHAELAWIFNCVARLGWLNRMTQFKEKAGKHRENASVGLYDYPVLMAADILVYKATHVPTGEDQKQHLELTRDIAQKFNHDFGVDYFPVVEPLIGGEATRIMSLRDGSKKMSKSDPSDMSRITMADDAEAVAQKIRRAKTDPDALPGPEVLDDQGRLPEATEAARPEAYNLMRIYAALADKSLAETLAEFEGNQFSHFKAVLTDLAVATLGPMGAEMKRLMGDPGQVDAVLAEGAARARAIAEPVLAEVQDIVGFLQPRASA, encoded by the coding sequence ATGAAGCGCATCTTCTCGGGCGTGCAGCCGACCGGCAACCTGCACCTCGGCAACTACCTGGGCGCGATCCGCAATTTCGTGCGCCTGCAGGACGACTTCGACTGCATCTTCGGCGTCGTCGACCTGCACGCCGTCACCGTGTGGCAGGACCCGGCCGAGCTGACCCGGAACACCCGCGAGGTCACCGCCGCCTATCTCGCCGCCGGGATCGACCCGGCGCGCTCGATCATCTTCAACCAGAGCCAGGTGCCGCAGCACGCCGAGCTGGCCTGGATCTTCAACTGCGTGGCGCGCCTGGGCTGGCTGAACCGCATGACCCAGTTCAAGGAGAAGGCGGGCAAGCACCGGGAGAACGCCAGCGTCGGCCTCTACGACTACCCGGTCCTCATGGCGGCCGACATCCTGGTCTACAAGGCGACCCACGTGCCGACCGGCGAGGACCAGAAGCAGCACCTGGAGCTGACCCGGGACATCGCCCAGAAGTTCAACCACGACTTCGGCGTCGACTACTTCCCGGTCGTCGAGCCGCTGATCGGAGGCGAGGCGACCCGGATCATGAGCCTGCGCGACGGCAGCAAGAAGATGAGCAAGTCCGATCCTTCGGACATGAGCCGGATCACCATGGCCGACGACGCCGAGGCTGTGGCGCAGAAGATCCGCCGGGCCAAGACCGACCCCGACGCCCTGCCCGGACCGGAGGTCCTCGACGACCAGGGCCGGCTGCCGGAGGCGACCGAGGCCGCGCGGCCCGAGGCCTACAACCTGATGCGGATCTACGCCGCCCTGGCGGACAAGAGCCTGGCCGAGACCCTGGCCGAGTTCGAGGGCAACCAGTTCTCCCACTTCAAGGCGGTGCTGACTGACCTGGCGGTTGCCACCCTGGGGCCCATGGGCGCGGAGATGAAGCGCCTGATGGGCGATCCCGGCCAGGTCGACGCGGTGCTGGCCGAGGGCGCCGCGCGGGCCCGCGCGATCGCCGAGCCGGTTCTGGCCGAGGTCCAGGACATCGTCGGCTTCCTGCAGCCCAGGGCTTCCGCCTGA
- a CDS encoding sulfite exporter TauE/SafE family protein has protein sequence MQIYLPIAELSVNVFLLLGLGGVIGFLSGMFGVGGGFLMTPALIFIGVPAPVAVGTEANQIVASSVSGVLAHWRRGNVDFKMGFVLMIGGFLGSALGVALFALLRELGQIDLVIRLSYVVFLGIIGSLMLVEGVRALLRRRNPTAERRKLHQHTWIHGLPLKTRFRRSRLYISALLPIGVGFVVGVLAAIMGVGGGFIMVPAMIYLLGMPTSVVVGTSLFQIIFVTANVTVLQATANQTVDVVLALLLLTGAVIGAQLGARVGTRLHGEQLRVLLAVMVLMVCAKLVYDLTIPPSDVYAIGTIK, from the coding sequence GTGCAGATCTACCTGCCCATCGCCGAGCTGTCCGTGAACGTCTTCCTGCTGCTCGGACTGGGCGGGGTGATCGGCTTCCTTTCAGGCATGTTCGGCGTCGGTGGGGGCTTTCTCATGACCCCCGCGCTGATCTTCATCGGCGTGCCGGCGCCGGTCGCCGTCGGCACCGAGGCCAATCAGATCGTCGCCTCCTCGGTGTCCGGCGTGCTGGCCCACTGGCGCCGCGGCAACGTCGACTTCAAGATGGGTTTCGTTCTGATGATCGGCGGCTTCCTCGGCTCGGCCTTGGGCGTCGCGCTCTTCGCCCTGCTGCGCGAGCTCGGCCAGATCGACCTCGTGATCCGGCTCTCCTACGTCGTCTTCCTGGGGATCATCGGCAGCCTGATGCTGGTCGAGGGCGTGCGCGCCCTGCTGCGGCGGCGCAACCCGACCGCCGAGCGGCGCAAGCTGCACCAGCACACCTGGATCCACGGCCTGCCGCTCAAGACCCGCTTCCGCAGGTCACGCCTCTACATCAGCGCGCTGCTGCCGATCGGGGTCGGCTTCGTGGTCGGCGTGCTGGCGGCGATCATGGGTGTGGGCGGCGGCTTCATCATGGTGCCGGCGATGATCTACCTGCTCGGCATGCCGACCTCCGTGGTGGTCGGCACCTCGCTGTTCCAGATCATCTTCGTCACCGCCAACGTCACGGTCCTGCAGGCCACCGCCAACCAGACCGTCGACGTGGTCCTGGCGCTGCTGCTGCTGACCGGCGCGGTGATCGGCGCCCAGCTCGGCGCGCGGGTCGGCACCCGGCTGCACGGCGAGCAGCTGCGCGTCCTTCTGGCGGTGATGGTGCTCATGGTCTGTGCCAAGCTGGTCTACGACCTGACCATACCGCCCAGCGATGTCTATGCGATCGGGACGATCAAATGA
- a CDS encoding TIGR02186 family protein, producing MTRPASLLALVATLLMTEAARASCIFDISDHRIPITTGFAGSEVLLFGTVDEPSDVVVTLRGPLSSVVMFRKARVAGIWVNAASMTFEEAPSFFSIVANRPLEEIAAETELSLHQLGVGYVVDLPRSVGSPDVRDAWKQAMLRNMAGTGLYPSNIGSVTFLGDTLFRARMRLPSNVPTGQYLASAYCLVDGKVQSAQTIPLFVEKTGAEAWIFDFAHNYPLVYGLIAVVLALMAGWTAHLAFGRS from the coding sequence ATGACCCGCCCGGCCTCGCTCCTCGCCCTGGTCGCGACCTTGCTGATGACGGAGGCCGCGCGCGCCTCCTGCATCTTCGACATCTCCGATCACCGGATTCCCATCACCACCGGCTTCGCCGGCAGCGAGGTCTTGCTCTTCGGCACGGTGGACGAGCCCAGCGACGTCGTGGTCACACTGCGCGGCCCGCTGTCCTCGGTGGTCATGTTCCGCAAGGCGCGGGTCGCGGGGATCTGGGTCAACGCCGCCAGCATGACCTTCGAGGAGGCCCCCAGCTTCTTCTCCATCGTCGCCAACCGGCCCCTGGAGGAGATCGCCGCCGAGACCGAGCTCAGCCTGCACCAGCTCGGCGTCGGCTATGTCGTCGACCTGCCGCGCAGCGTCGGCTCGCCGGACGTGCGCGACGCCTGGAAGCAGGCCATGCTGCGCAACATGGCCGGCACCGGCCTCTACCCCAGCAACATCGGAAGCGTGACCTTTCTCGGCGACACCCTGTTCCGGGCCCGGATGCGGCTGCCCTCCAACGTCCCGACCGGGCAGTACCTGGCCAGCGCCTACTGCCTGGTCGACGGCAAGGTGCAAAGCGCCCAGACCATCCCGCTCTTCGTCGAGAAGACCGGTGCAGAGGCCTGGATCTTCGACTTCGCCCACAACTATCCACTGGTCTACGGCCTGATTGCGGTGGTCCTCGCCTTGATGGCAGGATGGACCGCCCACCTTGCCTTCGGACGGTCCTGA
- a CDS encoding universal stress protein encodes MPDNAESLEQRVFLVVVDQSEEMQVALRFAARRAQHTGGRVAMLHVIEPADFQHWMTVGDLMREEARSEAEQLLQRLATRVNELTGQLPILYLREGDRRDELLKLIDEEPSIQILVLAANVEQGGPGPLVSALTGRFLSRLRIPMTIVPGNLSDEDIDSIA; translated from the coding sequence ATGCCGGACAACGCGGAAAGCCTGGAACAGCGTGTCTTCCTGGTGGTTGTCGACCAGTCAGAGGAGATGCAGGTCGCCCTGCGCTTCGCGGCGCGGCGCGCCCAGCACACCGGCGGCCGGGTCGCCATGCTGCACGTGATCGAGCCGGCCGACTTCCAGCACTGGATGACGGTCGGCGACCTGATGCGCGAGGAGGCCCGCAGCGAAGCCGAGCAGCTGCTGCAGAGGCTCGCAACCCGGGTCAACGAGCTGACCGGCCAGCTGCCGATCCTCTACCTGCGCGAGGGCGATCGCCGCGACGAGCTGCTGAAGCTGATCGACGAGGAGCCAAGCATCCAAATCCTGGTCCTGGCCGCAAACGTCGAGCAGGGCGGCCCGGGCCCCCTGGTCTCGGCGCTGACCGGCCGCTTCCTGAGCCGCCTGCGGATCCCCATGACCATCGTCCCGGGCAACCTTTCCGACGAGGACATCGATTCCATCGCCTGA
- a CDS encoding NifU family protein, with the protein MFIQTEQTPNPATLKFLPGREVMGAGTANFTDPAEAGRSPLAERLFQIEGVVGVFLGGDFISITKADEREWYLLKPAILGVVMEHFTAGRPILLEAADAPEEDVREEDSEIVAQIKELLDTRVRPAVAQDGGDIIFQGYDRGIVYLHMMGACQGCPASTATLKMGIENMLRHYIPEVIEVRPVM; encoded by the coding sequence ATGTTCATCCAGACCGAGCAGACCCCGAATCCGGCCACCCTCAAGTTCCTTCCAGGACGGGAGGTCATGGGCGCAGGCACGGCCAACTTCACCGATCCCGCCGAGGCCGGCCGCTCGCCGCTGGCCGAGCGCCTGTTCCAGATCGAGGGCGTGGTCGGGGTCTTCCTCGGCGGCGACTTCATCTCGATCACCAAGGCCGACGAGCGCGAGTGGTACCTGCTGAAGCCGGCGATCCTGGGCGTGGTCATGGAGCACTTCACCGCCGGCCGGCCAATCCTGCTGGAAGCCGCCGACGCGCCGGAGGAAGACGTGCGCGAGGAGGACAGCGAGATCGTCGCCCAGATCAAGGAGCTGCTCGACACCCGGGTCCGCCCGGCGGTCGCCCAGGACGGTGGCGACATCATCTTCCAGGGCTACGACCGGGGTATCGTCTACCTGCACATGATGGGCGCCTGCCAGGGTTGTCCGGCCTCCACGGCGACCCTGAAGATGGGTATCGAGAACATGCTCCGTCACTACATCCCGGAAGTCATCGAGGTGCGCCCGGTCATGTGA
- a CDS encoding malonic semialdehyde reductase, protein MSDILNDAGLDLLFREARTQNGWADGDVSDVLLQAVFDLAKMGPTSANCSPLRIVYVRTEAAKEKLRPALIEGNVEKTMAAPVTAILGHDLEFYEHLPKLFPHTDARSWFLGNDELIEATAFRNGSLQGAYFILAARALGLDCGPMSGFDNAMVDQAFFPDGKVRSNFLCNLGYGDPSKLFPRSPRFDFDEVCKIV, encoded by the coding sequence GTGAGCGACATCCTGAACGATGCCGGCCTCGATCTCCTGTTTCGCGAAGCCCGGACCCAAAACGGCTGGGCAGATGGGGACGTCAGCGACGTCCTGCTCCAGGCCGTCTTCGACCTCGCCAAGATGGGGCCGACCTCGGCCAACTGCTCGCCGCTGCGCATCGTCTACGTCAGGACCGAGGCCGCCAAGGAGAAGCTCCGGCCGGCGCTGATCGAGGGCAACGTCGAGAAGACCATGGCGGCGCCGGTGACCGCGATCCTCGGCCACGACCTCGAGTTCTACGAGCACCTGCCGAAGCTCTTTCCGCACACCGACGCCCGCTCCTGGTTCCTGGGTAACGACGAGCTGATCGAGGCCACGGCCTTCCGCAACGGCAGCCTGCAGGGCGCCTACTTCATCCTGGCGGCACGGGCCCTGGGCCTGGATTGCGGGCCGATGTCCGGCTTCGACAACGCGATGGTGGACCAGGCCTTCTTTCCGGACGGCAAGGTCAGGTCCAACTTCCTGTGCAATCTCGGCTACGGCGATCCGTCGAAGCTCTTCCCGCGCTCGCCGCGCTTCGACTTCGACGAGGTCTGCAAGATCGTCTAG